A genomic window from Erpetoichthys calabaricus chromosome 17, fErpCal1.3, whole genome shotgun sequence includes:
- the timm29 gene encoding mitochondrial import inner membrane translocase subunit Tim29, whose product MAALRACRRWWCSASSSVSSSPVSRWEKVRNSKISVWCRSLLNDYKEACRDIVGGAREKPGKATFYIALLGSAGVCGHLNPTKDSFECSFLEASNKLLLLSPWVRSGVSNEHVQKLAKVQNQGRLRYLSLVLASVVYEAPFDRDSMIYEAQCPHLKPRWLQFPERILDVGFVGKWWVLRSKMFDFDINDDEFKHLPQHMQTLSSGQLHSEENEKLYLEKFKTVILTERDIQEAELQKSSGQQL is encoded by the exons ATGGCTGCCCTTCGAGCGTGCCGGAGGTGGTGGTGTTCAGCGTCGTCTTCAGTTAGCTCTTCTCCAGTCAGCCGGTGGGAGAAGGTGCGAAACAGCAAGATCA GTGTTTGGTGCAGGAGTCTACTCAACGACTATAAGGAGGCCTGTCGAGACATCGTCGGCGGAGCTCGAGAGAAGCCAGGAAAGGCCACCTTCTACATCGCCTTGCTGGGGTCAGCTGGTGTCTGCGGCCACCTGAACCCAACCAAGGATTCTTTTGAGTGCAGCTTTCTAGAGGCTTCAAACAAACTGTTGCTTCTGTCTCCTTGGGTAAGGAGTGGGGTCTCGAATGAACACGTGCAGAAGCTGGCGAAGGTCCAAAACCAAGGCAGACTGCGCTACCTGAGCTTAGTGCTGGCGTCTGTGGTCTACGAGGCCCCATTTGACCGAGACAGCATGATTTATGAGGCACAGTGCCCTCATCTCAAACCACGCTGGCTCCAGTTTCCTGAAAGAATCCTGGACGTGGGATTTGTCGGAAAGTGGTGGGTCTTGCGGTCCAAAATGTTTGACTTTGATATCAATGATGATGAATTTAAGCATCTGCCACAACACATGCAGACATTATCCTCTGGGCAGTTGCACTCGGAAGAAAATGAGAAGCTTTACTTGGAGAAATTCAAAACTGTGATTTTAACAGAGCGAGACATTCAAGAAGCTGAACTGCAGAAATCCAGTGGACAACAGTTATGA